The genomic stretch ACCTCATTAAAAGATGCTATATCCCTTTTCTCCCCCCTCCCCATCAATTTATAACCCGCCTTTATTGTGTCAAAAATCTCAAATTCCTGGAGATTTTTGCTCCTTTGTCCTCACAAGACAATCTGGTTGTCTCGctcactaacacacacacacacacacacagtttatgTTTTTTGCTTTGAAACCGCAGGGTGAATGTATGTGACAATATATGGCAAATGAAGcaaatatcttttttatttttatccattttaaatgaaaatgattcagGGTTTATTTTTAATCTCGTTAATGATGCGAACAACAAAGGACAATCCGTTCACCAAGCTCGTCTTCAGGTGTAATTTACAATCAAACGTTGGCCTTGTTGCTTTGAACAACTACCACAAAATAATCGTCATGGTAAATTTGTGACACTGACTgttaactgtaaaataaaatgggaAAATCGCAGAGAATGCATGTAGAataatttttattcatcttgatttttttcttcctcATTTTCAGGATGAAAGCTAAAGTGGCTCATTGTACCTCTCAGTGCAACGCTGAAACCTATTAACTgtcatctttttatttttcgGTTAATGTGTCTTAAAGCCCGGCATTTGCATGCCGTTTAAGTCAATGTGTGCGGAGAGCCACGATTGTTATTAGTGATAATTTCTCTTTAATTGAATTGGGGTCTGCATGCACGACTGATACTGCAGAtgacacacactttcacacaataCTGTCCTCGTTCTCCTCTCCCGCCCGGCAGCTGGGCCTCGTTGGGAATATCTAATTGAAAATAGAATCAGCCAGTGCTCAGCATGAGAAACTAATCACTCCAAACTTATCAGGAGAATGGGCAGGCTGCTATCCAGTcctttaatttcaaaatcagaGAAATCTGAGATGTCAGAATTCATTgcaacaatgcaaaaaaaacaaaaaaaaaaaaaaaacagtaaatgtcTCTGTTATAAGTCTAAGTCTATATTATAAGTCATGTCTAATATATTTGTGGTGcttttttctgtttgttatttGTAAAGGTTATTGTGTACATATCGGTGCAtgtaaataactaaataaagaCATCcagattgcatttttttttttttttccctatgattagtatgatatatatatatatatatgataccTTTTCCGTTTATTTAATTGAGgccatattaaaaataaaaatattttaaaaattaagttaatataattcaaaataatagCCAAACAAAGCCTTAGTCTTAGAAACCAATCAAATCACATACTTTTCCAGTGTCATTGGAAAGCACATTACCATTGTtatgttatatattaatatttcagtatgtattcatgcattttatgcATTCATGAGTGTTTTTATGTGCATGTATATGTATAAAGATAACGCATTACTATTACATTAGCtagatacatttattatttatgtatcattttataaaatattacctgtataaatgtgtgttttgtgatcATTAAGTGTATATGATTCATTATGGTTTATTTTAGGTATGAATGTGTGCAAATGTGTGTTGAAACAAGATCCCGATAGCAAACAGCTACAGCGCCCCATGCTGACACAAAATCCGGGGAAACATCCACCTAAACCTGAGCACACTCATAGTGTTAGTAGCAAGAGAAGTGCTGCAGGTTTTCTCTCCCCCTCTCTGCCTCTCTCTTCCTTTTTTCATATGGAAATGTGAAATAATAGGGTGATTAAATAGAGCTGTATATTAAAGTACAGCTGACATTAGAATTAGCATAATGTGCTCTCGCCTCGGGCTGCATACTTTATTTGCCATCTGCGTCGGACTCCAATCCCCTCGGGAGTGCAGGCGCTGAACACTTCTCAATAAACTCACGCCCGAGTCCCTTCAGCACGGCCACAAATACCATTTCAGGCAGCGGCCATTGATTCGTCTTAATTGTGGGGCAGAAATGAACATTCGGCCCCCTGATGACTTCTGTTTGTCTGCGAAAGGATCAGCTAGTACAGTAGGCTAGGTTTTACGCCCCGGTTGTTAGCATAGAGAaaggctctctctctctctctctctctctctcacacacacatgcatacacacacagaggAAAAGGACAGTGCCTGGTAAACACAGACGCTACTTGTTTTCTAGGCCTCCTTTACATGGAGCATTAGTCTTTGAAAGCATCTGCCATAAAACAACAAGAGGAGATTGgaggattttgtgtgtgtgtgtgttatgtgtgtatgcatgtaGGCCTTTGAGAGGCTGGGGGAAGATGGCCATTGTGCTGGAGCTAACGCTCTGTCCACTGTAATTAAGTCAAAGGCTTTATAGGACAAGGGTAGAGGTAAACAGATGTTCTTATGAATGCACATCAGCCACATGATAACATCCAGTGGGGAATGCATTTAAGTGCTTGTTAAAGGTTTTTGATAAAGGGCATTGATTGAACATTTTTCTTACGCGTCATATATATTCTGAcagaagctttttttttaaccctcaTGTTCTGAGAGTGACTGTTCATGATTTATGTTTGAGGTCTcaaatggttattttaagaaCCTTAATAGTTTTGAAATTTTATCTTtaaattattactgttattgtaaATGATTGTTTCATTTGAATTAAACCCAGTAGGCAAATATTATTGCAGATTGAACTTTTTTATCTGTTGTATCACAaagtaaatatgcattttctcAGAACTGTGAATGATATAGAATATAGtaaattttttgttaatttgaccaaaattgtatttgtattgttacagtaatattattgaAACTGATGTTAGAATGtgaaatttatttcatttaaacatgttttatacCTGTGGTATCAGAGACTAAGAATTTTAGATTTTTCATGGAAGgtgtttaaaattattattacctTCTTTATAATAAAATCGGAGATTTAATGAGATTAGGAACGTCATTAAGAATCAATATGATATATAAtgctaaatttttttttttttattattattattaaagggcaTTGGGGTCTCGGACCCCAAACAGAACATGAAGGTTAAACTAATGATGATGGTATTTCTCTAAGTGCAGAAGGATGCTATAGTACCTACAGAAGAAAACATCACATTTCAGGGTTTAcaggtgtttttttctttttgtgttaATATGGCAGTtttgaaatttttaaaatgagcaCAGCACTACTCTTTTactaatttacatttttgtgtgCTTACTATTCAAATTCCTTGATGAAATATTGCATTTCAGTATACCAATACGATGAAGCTTCAGGCTATTGCTGTATATAATCCCTTGTTTCTGTCTCTTTCAGATGAAAACACACTCCCCTGTTTAGCATTGCTTTTCGGCAGCATGTAAAGGAATGCTAGAACAGATACTAACCATTCATTCTCTCTGCTCTTTTTGATCCTTCACAATGGCCATGATTGAAATAGACACCCATGAGGGCTTCCTAGTCCCAGCTTCTCCGAGCCCTGTGTGTGACTGCCGCCCCATTGTTCTCTCCGCAGTCGctcactctctcacacatacatatacatgaaAACACTCATAAAGGTACACAAAGCACAGCCAGAAATCAAATACCCGAACAATTACAGCAGCATATGTTTTCCTGCGTATCCTAAATTGCTGCATTAGGTCAGAACAGCAAGctttcatttaataaataaatgaaactcATTTCCTAGTGCACAATTACCATTTCGACTTTGtagatcctttttttttttttttttacaccagtGCCCCAGGAGTACAGCAGAGATGGTTTAGCATCCTTTTTCACTGTATACTCAGTACACTTGGCTTGTTTGTGCTGCCATGGTAATGAGTCCCCTTTGCATGGCAGAACCGATGTAACAGTGAAGTTGTAGCATCAATTAGTCATGTATAGTTAAAGCTCCAGAGCCGCACCAAGCACAGGAGCCACTTTTTAACACATCCTCTGATCCGAGAACTGATACTGTTCACACTTTACCTGAACCCAGAGTGTAAGCAAACTTCACACATTAACTTGCTGGTATTTAATTATATGATTAAAACTGTAGAATGCAGAATAAAATTGTTATCAGAGAAATTGTGCAATTAATTCACTGgtgagccttttttttttttctttgcaatcAAACTTGCTCTCAGAGAAGCAGTGATTCACTATGATGTCATTAAGGGGGTGGGGGCTTTCCAGGAAGTGTAACTATAGAATAAGATAAAAACGTGAGAGGAAGTAAGAAAAACAATCTTGAGAAATTCTTAATGGAACAGTAAATAATACccttgagctgttttaaatgccaCAGACTTTAACGCTCACACCGGTGCACTTTTTTCCCCCACAGCCTCTTAAATCACAGGCAGTGTTTTCACTCTTTATTTGAAACCATTTATCTTGATGTGTGCTTCCCCTCCCCCAACCAGACCATCCTCTCTCATTTTTTTCGTTTCTTTGAGGAGACAACTtaagtttatttgttttatagtGATGAGAGTGCCCTAAATCACAGTTTAAATTGTACTTTTCCAATTTGGTGGCATATTACTCCGGCATCCTAGGACAGTCTTGGTGCTTGGAGGGTTTCCCAGTTTAGAGTGTTCTTGCCTTGCATTATGCTTCAAAAATGAGTCAGCCATTTGTAAAAGCGAAGATTAAAGACAAGCTGAAATGTAGAATGCAATGTTCCCAAAGCACCAGCCCTTCATGGAACAGTATGAAAATGCACTTGTCAAAGCTCTTTTAAGTATGAGTTACCCTGTTCATGTGACAGCATGATGGGCACACGACAATGGCCATTGCCCAAAGTGGAAGGGAAAGTTAGAGAGGTGTCAGATACCTCAAAGTTTGTTCTTTATAACATGTAATCACTCTTGACCCATGTCTTATGTTTCATCAAGTCAAATTTGCTTTTAGTGGGTTATTTAACAGGACTAAATTTCTACCACTATGACACAAGTGTTGTGGAAGTGACCTGCAGAGGTTTTAAAATGAGACATAAATAAAGATCTTTGTTCTTTTCTGTTTGGTTGCAGGTAGAGATGAACCTTCGAGTTACATATGCACGACGTGCAAACAGCCCTTTACCAACGCCTGGTTCCTTCTGCAGCACGCTCAGAACACGCACGGGATCCGCATCTACTTGGAGACAAATCCCTCGAATACCTCCCTGACCCCACGGATCACTATTCCTCCCCCTATTGGTGCTGAATCCATACCACAGTCTCCATTAACCAACTTTTTGGGGGACAACAACCCCTTCCATATCCTACGGATGACTGGGCCCCTACTCCGAGAGCCCCCACCAGGCTTTGTGGAAAACCGCCTCCCCAATACACCTCCCTTTGTCAGCCCCCCTCCACGCCATCACTTAGATCCCCATCGCCTGGAACGCCTTAGCGCAGAGGAAATGGGTTTAATCTCCCAGCATCCCAGTGCCTTTGAGAGAGTGATGCGCATGACACCCATGGCCATGGAGTCCCAGTCCATGGATTTCTCCCGCCGACTTAGAGAGCTTGCTGGAAACAACAACTCCACTCCACCGCTGTCACCGAGCCGTGCCAACCCTATGCATCGCCTTCTTAATCCCAACCCCTTCCAGCCCAGTCCGAAGTCGCCCTTTCTGAGCACCCCTCCACTGCCTCCCATGCCTCCTAACAGCACCACCCCACCACAGACACAGGGCAAGACAAAATCCTGTGAGTTCTGCGGCAAGACCTTCAAGTTTCAGAGTAATCTGGTTGTTCATCGGCGAAGCCACACGGGCGAGAAACCCTACAAGTGCCAATTGTGTGACCATGCCTGTTCTCAGGCTAGCAAACTGAAACGCCACATGAAGACCCACATGCACAAGTCTGGCTCCATGACGGGGCGCTCTGACGATGGCCTGTCCACCACCAGCTCACCTGAGCCAGGCACTAGTGACGTCACCGGGGAGGGTATGAAGAACAGGGATGGCGACTTCAGAGGTGAGGGCATGGGCCCTGACaatgaagaggaggaggaggaggaagaagaggaggagttggaaaatgagagCAGGCCTGAGTCAAACTTCAGTATGGACTCTGAGTTCAGCCGAAATAGGGAAAATGGCACAAAGCCACCCTCGGATGAGAAGAACCTCTCCTTGGGGAAGATGGTGGAAAACGTAGGGCTCAGCTCCATCCAGCAGTACAATAACTTAATAGTCGACAATCGGAAAAGGCTTCCGTTCTCCAAAAGGGTCTCAGAGGGGCAGAGGGACATGGGTGACGATGATTCAGTAGTGGGGGAAATGGACCAAGTGGAACGGGCTACTGTGAACGGAAGGAACTGTGGCTCAGGCGACTCTTTCTCAGGCCTGTTTCCCCGCAAGCCCACTCCCATCACCAGTCCTAGCCTTTCCAACTCCTCTAACAAGAGGATCAAAATCGAAAAGGATTTGGACATACCCCCAGCCCCCCTAATCCCGTCTGAAAATGTCTACTCCCAGTGGCTAGTGGGCTATGCAGCATCCCGCCACTTCATCAAAGATCCCTTTCTTGGCTTCACCGATTCCAGACAATCTCCATTCGCCACCTCCTCGGAGCACTCCTCCGAGAACGGCAGCTTGCGATTCTCCACGCCGCCAGGGGACCTGCTGGACGGGGGCCTCTCCGGCCGCAGTGGTACCGCTAGTGGAGGCAGCACCCCGCACTTGGGCGGGGGGCCGGGACCGGGCCGGCCCAGCTCGAAAGAGAGCCGGAGGAGTGACACCTGTGAGTTCTGTGGGAAGGTGTTCAAGAACTGTAGCAATCTGACAGTGCACAGACGCAGCCACACAGGCGAGAGGCCCTACAAGTGTGAGCTTTGCAACTACGCCTGTGCCCAGAGCAGCAAGCTCACCCGCCACATGAAGACACACGGCCAGCTCGGTAAGGAAGTGTACCGCTGTGACATTTGCCAAATGCCCTTCAGCGTCTACAGCACGCTCGAGAAACACATGAAAAAGTGGCATGGGGAACATTTGATGACAAATGAGGTCAAAATTGAACAAGCAGAGAGAAGCTAAGCCAGATTTCCTATTTTGCCTCACAATTCCTTGATTATAAAAGGGGTAGCTGGatactctgtttttttttagtctgggtttttttttttttttttttttttgctttattttattttattattttttttcaagttaaTGGTTTGAGTTAGTTTGTCCTAATAAACTGCCATCTGAGAATGATAAAGACATTAAAGAAgaggaaaatgcaaaaaaagaaaaaaaagagggaaATTTAATTTGGAGTCGGTATAAACCGCCTATCTATGAGTGGATACATTAGACAATATTTTAATGGAGCCTTTAACTGTGCAataatttctgtatttattggatttttaaaaatgttttggcatGTGCaggttcatttttattttatcttttttttttttattccattatCTTATGATTTATTTCAAATGCTgagattttgttgttttttttaaaccaagAGACATCCtgagatttttgtttgtttttagcaaAACAGAGTATCGTTTGAGAAATCCATAGGCCGCTGCTTACGATGTAGATTATTTAAGCTACACTTGTAATTTCTTGAAGAGAAGCCGCATTCAATCTTCAAATTTCAAAAGCTGAAATGAGAAAGCtatgtctttctttttgttttccttTGTTTATTATTCATACTAAATGAGCGGACAACAATCCTTAGACCTTGTAGCACGAACTGATTAAGCATGTCAATCTAATTGGGAATGTAGCACTGAATATCAGTTTTAACAGTAAATCTAAAGAGGACTGTGGGGCTGAAAACCTCTGTCTACTCGAAATCAAGAAGAGAAGACTATAAAAACAGACAAAAGCGAAGGCAGCTGCTTATCGGTACCTAGTACCGACCCAGACAACGCTAGTCATAGGATGGATTGTGTTATAGGTCTCAATAGTGAATTTTAATTGCCAGCACCCTTTCCATAGACACTGCACTTAATGAAACCCGTTTGATTTTGCTGAACAGCACAATAGTGGTAGAAGGAAGACGGCTTTAAAACAACTCAGGGTGAGCTGCATAGCTACTTCTGCCAAGTCTGCCATCTGATCTCAGCCGTCTTCTCTGATAAAGCAGTCCAGTCCTCTGGTTCAGCTCATTCACAACCCTCGTCTCATCTCGTTATGTCTCCACACTTCATATTACACTGCCGATCACCCCTAATGTCATGAATCAACTCCATCTTTCACATAAAAGTGGCTTGTCATACTACATTGTTGTTAAGTTAAAGGGACAGACATTTAGGCCAGAGGATGAAGCAGTTTTCATACACTAGGAGGGtgacttacacacacacacacacacacacataatacgcaggaagagaaagagagagaagggtCTTTACAGTCCAATTCGGGTTAGTAAACCTAAAAGCACATTAGTCAAATGCAAGGCAGCACCACTGTTCTGTTTCCATTGACTGACATTTAAATCTAAACattgttattttgtgttcagttctgttgtttcattttttgggtaTATTAGGGGCTGCGGTCCTAGAGGGAGTCACCACTTTAACCAGATTAGATTAGAATTAATTCAATTATACGTTCAGCAATGTTGCCATTCTATTACAATGTTTCTTAAATCACTTGAAACAGCCCTATGCATttttgtacatatatatatttatcaatCATTTTGAGAAACAAATTTATACTGCACAGTAAATCTGATTATAGTTAAAAACGTATATGACATTGACTTATCTGGTTAATCTGGTCGTATCCCGTGTGTC from Megalobrama amblycephala isolate DHTTF-2021 linkage group LG5, ASM1881202v1, whole genome shotgun sequence encodes the following:
- the bcl11ba gene encoding BAF chromatin remodeling complex subunit BCL11B a isoform X2, with protein sequence MSRRKQGNPQHLSQREIITPEAEHVDAGLAVADLHSHSLLDPSMPGSLPPGLGDHDLLTCGQCQLTFPLGDILLFIEHKKKQCQGLTTGHGCYDKMADRNSPSPPHAELRKVVEPVEIGIQVTPEEEDDRLLTPPKGICPKQESGLAGRDEPSSYICTTCKQPFTNAWFLLQHAQNTHGIRIYLETNPSNTSLTPRITIPPPIGAESIPQSPLTNFLGDNNPFHILRMTGPLLREPPPGFVENRLPNTPPFVSPPPRHHLDPHRLERLSAEEMGLISQHPSAFERVMRMTPMAMESQSMDFSRRLRELAGNNNSTPPLSPSRANPMHRLLNPNPFQPSPKSPFLSTPPLPPMPPNSTTPPQTQGKTKSCEFCGKTFKFQSNLVVHRRSHTGEKPYKCQLCDHACSQASKLKRHMKTHMHKSGSMTGRSDDGLSTTSSPEPGTSDVTGEGMKNRDGDFRGEGMGPDNEEEEEEEEEEELENESRPESNFSMDSEFSRNRENGTKPPSDEKNLSLGKMVENVGLSSIQQYNNLIVDNRKRLPFSKRVSEGQRDMGDDDSVVGEMDQVERATVNGRNCGSGDSFSGLFPRKPTPITSPSLSNSSNKRIKIEKDLDIPPAPLIPSENVYSQWLVGYAASRHFIKDPFLGFTDSRQSPFATSSEHSSENGSLRFSTPPGDLLDGGLSGRSGTASGGSTPHLGGGPGPGRPSSKESRRSDTCEFCGKVFKNCSNLTVHRRSHTGERPYKCELCNYACAQSSKLTRHMKTHGQLGLPVMCS
- the bcl11ba gene encoding BAF chromatin remodeling complex subunit BCL11B a isoform X1, whose product is MSRRKQGNPQHLSQREIITPEAEHVDAGLAVADLHSHSLLDPSMPGSLPPGLGDHDLLTCGQCQLTFPLGDILLFIEHKKKQCQGLTTGHGCYDKMADRNSPSPPHAELRKVVEPVEIGIQVTPEEEDDRLLTPPKGICPKQESGLAGRDEPSSYICTTCKQPFTNAWFLLQHAQNTHGIRIYLETNPSNTSLTPRITIPPPIGAESIPQSPLTNFLGDNNPFHILRMTGPLLREPPPGFVENRLPNTPPFVSPPPRHHLDPHRLERLSAEEMGLISQHPSAFERVMRMTPMAMESQSMDFSRRLRELAGNNNSTPPLSPSRANPMHRLLNPNPFQPSPKSPFLSTPPLPPMPPNSTTPPQTQGKTKSCEFCGKTFKFQSNLVVHRRSHTGEKPYKCQLCDHACSQASKLKRHMKTHMHKSGSMTGRSDDGLSTTSSPEPGTSDVTGEGMKNRDGDFRGEGMGPDNEEEEEEEEEEELENESRPESNFSMDSEFSRNRENGTKPPSDEKNLSLGKMVENVGLSSIQQYNNLIVDNRKRLPFSKRVSEGQRDMGDDDSVVGEMDQVERATVNGRNCGSGDSFSGLFPRKPTPITSPSLSNSSNKRIKIEKDLDIPPAPLIPSENVYSQWLVGYAASRHFIKDPFLGFTDSRQSPFATSSEHSSENGSLRFSTPPGDLLDGGLSGRSGTASGGSTPHLGGGPGPGRPSSKESRRSDTCEFCGKVFKNCSNLTVHRRSHTGERPYKCELCNYACAQSSKLTRHMKTHGQLGKEVYRCDICQMPFSVYSTLEKHMKKWHGEHLMTNEVKIEQAERS